Proteins from one Coturnix japonica isolate 7356 chromosome 5, Coturnix japonica 2.1, whole genome shotgun sequence genomic window:
- the SYT7 gene encoding synaptotagmin-7 isoform X3, producing MCVPGPHPTVPPIPGVPSRDVILVSAIITVSLSVTIVLCGICQWCQRRLGKRYKTSLETVGTPDSSRGRSEKKTINDLDRDFWNNNDNTVQQKWSSYPPKEFILNISPYAPYGDPRLSLNGSLLSGAKLTASATAGLAGDRDGRPGDKQQCAEDGLRSSISAHSEPGAGKAARGRWHTVQSHLAAGKLSLSNFEDSTLSTATTLEYIPTSAGDPKCQRPRTLMRQQSLQQPLSQHQRSNHSQPTTSQSLGHLQAHSSSSGSTGNPRGSRGGQVRQGIAAGSKQRTSRSNPGSWDHVVGQIRNRGLDMKSFLEGRMVVLSLVLGLSEQDDFANIPDLQPAGTQPNQPNAQGDKRLPAGGKAVNTAPVPGQTQQDESDRKTEPHSSVSDLVNSLTSEMLMLSPGSEDDEGHDGSSRENLGRIQFSVGYNFQESTLTVKIMKAQELPAKDFSGTSDPFVKIYLLPDKKHKLETKVKRKNLNPHWNETFLFEGFPYEKVVQRVLYLQVLDYDRFSRNDPIGEVSIPLNKVDLTQMQTFWKDLKPCSDGSGSRGELLLSLCYNPSANSIVVNIIKARNLKAMDIGGTSDPYVKVWLMYKDKRVEKKKTVVMKRCLNPVFNESFSFDIPTERLRETTIVITVMDKDRLSRNDVIGKIYLSWKSGPGEVKHWKDMIARPRQAVAQWHQLKA from the exons ATGTGTGTCCCAGGTCCCCATCCTACAGTGCCACCCATCCCTG GGGTTCCCTCCCGCGATGTCATCCTCGTCTCAGCCATCATCACCGTCAGCCTTAGCGTCACCATCGTACTGTGTGGCATCTGCCAGTGGTGCCAGCGCAGACTG GGAAAACGGTACAAGACATCCCTGGAGACTGTGGGCACACCAGATTCCAGCCGAGGCCGCAGTGAGAAGAAAACTATCAA CGATCTAGACAGAGACTTTTGGAATAACAATGACAacacagtgcagcagaaatGGAGCTCGTACCCTCCCAAGGAGTTTATTCTAAACATTTCACCTTACGCCCCATACGGTGACCCGCGCCTTTCCCTCAA TGGCTCTCTGTTATCAGGGGCTAAGCTGACGGCGTCGGCCACCGCAGGCTTGGCCGGGGACCGCGACGGCCGCCCCGGGGACAAGCAGCAGTGCGCCGAGGACGGCCTGAGGAGCAGCATCTCTGCGCACAGCGAGCCCGGCGCAGGGAAGGCAGCGAGGGGTCGCTGGCACACGGTGCAGAGCCACTTGGCCGCAGGGAAGCTCAGCCTGTCCAA TTTCGAGGACTCCACCCTGTCCACAGCCACTACCCTTGAGTATATCCCCACCTCAGCAGGCGATCCCAAATGCCAGAGGCCCCGCACGCTCATGCGCCAGCAAAgcctgcagcagcccctcagCCAGCACCAGCGCAGCAACCACAGCCAGCCGACCACCAGCCAGAGCCTGGGCCACCTCCAggcccacagcagctcctccgGCAGCACCGGCAACCCCCGGGGCTCCCGCGGTGGCCAAGTGCGCCAGGGCATCGCTGCCGGCTCCAAGCAGCGCACGAGCCGCTCCAACCCCGGCAGCTGGGACCACGTGGTGGGGCAAATCCGCAACCGTGGCTTGGACATGAAGTCCTTCCT GGAAGGCCGGATGGTGGTGTTATCCCTGGTTTTGGGACTCTCAGAGCAAGATGACTTTGCCAATATCCCCGACCTGCAACCCGCTGGGACGCAGCCGAACCAGCCGAACGCTCAGGGGGACAAGAG GTTGCCAGCTGGTGGCAAGGCAGTGAACACAGCACCTGTGCCTGGGCAGACACAGCAGGATGAGTCCGATCGCAAGACGGAGCCGCACTCCTCTGTCTCCGACCTGGTGAACTCCCTGACCAGTGAGATGCTTATG CTTTCTCCAGGCTCCGAGGATGACGAAGGCCATGACGGCTCCAGCCGGGAGAACCTGGGCCGCATCCAGTTCAGCGTGGGCTACAATTTCCAGGAGTCCACCCTGACTGTCAAGATCATGAAGGCGCAGGAGCTGCCAGCCAAGGACTTCAGCGGCACCAGTGACCCCTTTGTCAAGATCTACCTGCTACCCGACAAGAAGCACAAGCTGGAAACCAAGGTGAAGCGGAAGAACCTCAACCCGCACTGGAATGAGACTTTCCTCTTTGAAG GGTTCCCCTACGAGAAAGTGGTGCAGCGGGTGCTGTACCTTCAGGTCCTGGACTATGACCGCTTCAGCCGTAACGACCCCATTGGGGAGGTGTCCATCCCCCTCAACAAGGTGGACCTCACCCAGATGCAGACCTTCTGGAAGGACCTGAAGCCCTGCAGTGATGGCAGC GGCAGCCGAGGGGAGCtcctgctgtcactgtgctACAACCCCTCCGCCAACTCCATCGTGGTGAATATCATCAAGGCACGGAATCTCAAAGCCATGGACATCGGGGGCACATCAG ATCCCTATGTGAAGGTGTGGTTGATGTACAAGGACAAGCGGGTGGAGAAGAAGAAGACGGTGGTGATGAAGAGGTGCTTAAACCCTGTCTTCAACGAGTCCTTCTCCTTTGACATCCCCACGGAGCGACTGCGTGAGACCACCATTGTCATCACCGTCATGgacaaggacaggctgagccGCAACGATGTCATTGGCAAG ATCTACCTGTCCTGGAAGAGTGGCCCTGGTgaggtgaagcactggaagGACATGATTGCACGGCCCCGGCAGGCGGTGGCTCAGTGGCACCAGCTGAAAGCCTGA
- the SYT7 gene encoding synaptotagmin-7 isoform X7, which produces MDGTVAGSRSGMGSQQTPGVQWGRVVTLPCVPGDPLPICAHAAGVPSRDVILVSAIITVSLSVTIVLCGICQWCQRRLGKRYKTSLETVGTPDSSRGRSEKKTINFEDSTLSTATTLEYIPTSAGDPKCQRPRTLMRQQSLQQPLSQHQRSNHSQPTTSQSLGHLQAHSSSSGSTGNPRGSRGGQVRQGIAAGSKQRTSRSNPGSWDHVVGQIRNRGLDMKSFLEGRMVVLSLVLGLSEQDDFANIPDLQPAGTQPNQPNAQGDKRLPAGGKAVNTAPVPGQTQQDESDRKTEPHSSVSDLVNSLTSEMLMLSPGSEDDEGHDGSSRENLGRIQFSVGYNFQESTLTVKIMKAQELPAKDFSGTSDPFVKIYLLPDKKHKLETKVKRKNLNPHWNETFLFEGFPYEKVVQRVLYLQVLDYDRFSRNDPIGEVSIPLNKVDLTQMQTFWKDLKPCSDGSGSRGELLLSLCYNPSANSIVVNIIKARNLKAMDIGGTSDPYVKVWLMYKDKRVEKKKTVVMKRCLNPVFNESFSFDIPTERLRETTIVITVMDKDRLSRNDVIGKIYLSWKSGPGEVKHWKDMIARPRQAVAQWHQLKA; this is translated from the exons ATGGATGGCACCGTGGCGGGGTCACGCTCAGGGATGGGGTCCCAGCAGACCCCCGGAGTGCAATGGGGCAGGGTGGTGACCCTGCCATGTGTCCCTGGTGATCCACTTCCCATTTGTGCCCATGCCGCAG GGGTTCCCTCCCGCGATGTCATCCTCGTCTCAGCCATCATCACCGTCAGCCTTAGCGTCACCATCGTACTGTGTGGCATCTGCCAGTGGTGCCAGCGCAGACTG GGAAAACGGTACAAGACATCCCTGGAGACTGTGGGCACACCAGATTCCAGCCGAGGCCGCAGTGAGAAGAAAACTATCAA TTTCGAGGACTCCACCCTGTCCACAGCCACTACCCTTGAGTATATCCCCACCTCAGCAGGCGATCCCAAATGCCAGAGGCCCCGCACGCTCATGCGCCAGCAAAgcctgcagcagcccctcagCCAGCACCAGCGCAGCAACCACAGCCAGCCGACCACCAGCCAGAGCCTGGGCCACCTCCAggcccacagcagctcctccgGCAGCACCGGCAACCCCCGGGGCTCCCGCGGTGGCCAAGTGCGCCAGGGCATCGCTGCCGGCTCCAAGCAGCGCACGAGCCGCTCCAACCCCGGCAGCTGGGACCACGTGGTGGGGCAAATCCGCAACCGTGGCTTGGACATGAAGTCCTTCCT GGAAGGCCGGATGGTGGTGTTATCCCTGGTTTTGGGACTCTCAGAGCAAGATGACTTTGCCAATATCCCCGACCTGCAACCCGCTGGGACGCAGCCGAACCAGCCGAACGCTCAGGGGGACAAGAG GTTGCCAGCTGGTGGCAAGGCAGTGAACACAGCACCTGTGCCTGGGCAGACACAGCAGGATGAGTCCGATCGCAAGACGGAGCCGCACTCCTCTGTCTCCGACCTGGTGAACTCCCTGACCAGTGAGATGCTTATG CTTTCTCCAGGCTCCGAGGATGACGAAGGCCATGACGGCTCCAGCCGGGAGAACCTGGGCCGCATCCAGTTCAGCGTGGGCTACAATTTCCAGGAGTCCACCCTGACTGTCAAGATCATGAAGGCGCAGGAGCTGCCAGCCAAGGACTTCAGCGGCACCAGTGACCCCTTTGTCAAGATCTACCTGCTACCCGACAAGAAGCACAAGCTGGAAACCAAGGTGAAGCGGAAGAACCTCAACCCGCACTGGAATGAGACTTTCCTCTTTGAAG GGTTCCCCTACGAGAAAGTGGTGCAGCGGGTGCTGTACCTTCAGGTCCTGGACTATGACCGCTTCAGCCGTAACGACCCCATTGGGGAGGTGTCCATCCCCCTCAACAAGGTGGACCTCACCCAGATGCAGACCTTCTGGAAGGACCTGAAGCCCTGCAGTGATGGCAGC GGCAGCCGAGGGGAGCtcctgctgtcactgtgctACAACCCCTCCGCCAACTCCATCGTGGTGAATATCATCAAGGCACGGAATCTCAAAGCCATGGACATCGGGGGCACATCAG ATCCCTATGTGAAGGTGTGGTTGATGTACAAGGACAAGCGGGTGGAGAAGAAGAAGACGGTGGTGATGAAGAGGTGCTTAAACCCTGTCTTCAACGAGTCCTTCTCCTTTGACATCCCCACGGAGCGACTGCGTGAGACCACCATTGTCATCACCGTCATGgacaaggacaggctgagccGCAACGATGTCATTGGCAAG ATCTACCTGTCCTGGAAGAGTGGCCCTGGTgaggtgaagcactggaagGACATGATTGCACGGCCCCGGCAGGCGGTGGCTCAGTGGCACCAGCTGAAAGCCTGA
- the SYT7 gene encoding synaptotagmin-7 isoform X4, producing MYLDPEAASAGVPSRDVILVSAIITVSLSVTIVLCGICQWCQRRLGKRYKTSLETVGTPDSSRGRSEKKTINDLDRDFWNNNDNTVQQKWSSYPPKEFILNISPYAPYGDPRLSLNGSLLSGAKLTASATAGLAGDRDGRPGDKQQCAEDGLRSSISAHSEPGAGKAARGRWHTVQSHLAAGKLSLSNFEDSTLSTATTLEYIPTSAGDPKCQRPRTLMRQQSLQQPLSQHQRSNHSQPTTSQSLGHLQAHSSSSGSTGNPRGSRGGQVRQGIAAGSKQRTSRSNPGSWDHVVGQIRNRGLDMKSFLEGRMVVLSLVLGLSEQDDFANIPDLQPAGTQPNQPNAQGDKRLPAGGKAVNTAPVPGQTQQDESDRKTEPHSSVSDLVNSLTSEMLMLSPGSEDDEGHDGSSRENLGRIQFSVGYNFQESTLTVKIMKAQELPAKDFSGTSDPFVKIYLLPDKKHKLETKVKRKNLNPHWNETFLFEGFPYEKVVQRVLYLQVLDYDRFSRNDPIGEVSIPLNKVDLTQMQTFWKDLKPCSDGSGSRGELLLSLCYNPSANSIVVNIIKARNLKAMDIGGTSDPYVKVWLMYKDKRVEKKKTVVMKRCLNPVFNESFSFDIPTERLRETTIVITVMDKDRLSRNDVIGKIYLSWKSGPGEVKHWKDMIARPRQAVAQWHQLKA from the exons ATGTACCTCGACCCGGAGGCTGCGAGCGCAG GGGTTCCCTCCCGCGATGTCATCCTCGTCTCAGCCATCATCACCGTCAGCCTTAGCGTCACCATCGTACTGTGTGGCATCTGCCAGTGGTGCCAGCGCAGACTG GGAAAACGGTACAAGACATCCCTGGAGACTGTGGGCACACCAGATTCCAGCCGAGGCCGCAGTGAGAAGAAAACTATCAA CGATCTAGACAGAGACTTTTGGAATAACAATGACAacacagtgcagcagaaatGGAGCTCGTACCCTCCCAAGGAGTTTATTCTAAACATTTCACCTTACGCCCCATACGGTGACCCGCGCCTTTCCCTCAA TGGCTCTCTGTTATCAGGGGCTAAGCTGACGGCGTCGGCCACCGCAGGCTTGGCCGGGGACCGCGACGGCCGCCCCGGGGACAAGCAGCAGTGCGCCGAGGACGGCCTGAGGAGCAGCATCTCTGCGCACAGCGAGCCCGGCGCAGGGAAGGCAGCGAGGGGTCGCTGGCACACGGTGCAGAGCCACTTGGCCGCAGGGAAGCTCAGCCTGTCCAA TTTCGAGGACTCCACCCTGTCCACAGCCACTACCCTTGAGTATATCCCCACCTCAGCAGGCGATCCCAAATGCCAGAGGCCCCGCACGCTCATGCGCCAGCAAAgcctgcagcagcccctcagCCAGCACCAGCGCAGCAACCACAGCCAGCCGACCACCAGCCAGAGCCTGGGCCACCTCCAggcccacagcagctcctccgGCAGCACCGGCAACCCCCGGGGCTCCCGCGGTGGCCAAGTGCGCCAGGGCATCGCTGCCGGCTCCAAGCAGCGCACGAGCCGCTCCAACCCCGGCAGCTGGGACCACGTGGTGGGGCAAATCCGCAACCGTGGCTTGGACATGAAGTCCTTCCT GGAAGGCCGGATGGTGGTGTTATCCCTGGTTTTGGGACTCTCAGAGCAAGATGACTTTGCCAATATCCCCGACCTGCAACCCGCTGGGACGCAGCCGAACCAGCCGAACGCTCAGGGGGACAAGAG GTTGCCAGCTGGTGGCAAGGCAGTGAACACAGCACCTGTGCCTGGGCAGACACAGCAGGATGAGTCCGATCGCAAGACGGAGCCGCACTCCTCTGTCTCCGACCTGGTGAACTCCCTGACCAGTGAGATGCTTATG CTTTCTCCAGGCTCCGAGGATGACGAAGGCCATGACGGCTCCAGCCGGGAGAACCTGGGCCGCATCCAGTTCAGCGTGGGCTACAATTTCCAGGAGTCCACCCTGACTGTCAAGATCATGAAGGCGCAGGAGCTGCCAGCCAAGGACTTCAGCGGCACCAGTGACCCCTTTGTCAAGATCTACCTGCTACCCGACAAGAAGCACAAGCTGGAAACCAAGGTGAAGCGGAAGAACCTCAACCCGCACTGGAATGAGACTTTCCTCTTTGAAG GGTTCCCCTACGAGAAAGTGGTGCAGCGGGTGCTGTACCTTCAGGTCCTGGACTATGACCGCTTCAGCCGTAACGACCCCATTGGGGAGGTGTCCATCCCCCTCAACAAGGTGGACCTCACCCAGATGCAGACCTTCTGGAAGGACCTGAAGCCCTGCAGTGATGGCAGC GGCAGCCGAGGGGAGCtcctgctgtcactgtgctACAACCCCTCCGCCAACTCCATCGTGGTGAATATCATCAAGGCACGGAATCTCAAAGCCATGGACATCGGGGGCACATCAG ATCCCTATGTGAAGGTGTGGTTGATGTACAAGGACAAGCGGGTGGAGAAGAAGAAGACGGTGGTGATGAAGAGGTGCTTAAACCCTGTCTTCAACGAGTCCTTCTCCTTTGACATCCCCACGGAGCGACTGCGTGAGACCACCATTGTCATCACCGTCATGgacaaggacaggctgagccGCAACGATGTCATTGGCAAG ATCTACCTGTCCTGGAAGAGTGGCCCTGGTgaggtgaagcactggaagGACATGATTGCACGGCCCCGGCAGGCGGTGGCTCAGTGGCACCAGCTGAAAGCCTGA
- the SYT7 gene encoding synaptotagmin-7 isoform X2 — protein MQAPEPPANFITITRAAGVPSRDVILVSAIITVSLSVTIVLCGICQWCQRRLGKRYKTSLETVGTPDSSRGRSEKKTINDLDRDFWNNNDNTVQQKWSSYPPKEFILNISPYAPYGDPRLSLNGSLLSGAKLTASATAGLAGDRDGRPGDKQQCAEDGLRSSISAHSEPGAGKAARGRWHTVQSHLAAGKLSLSNFEDSTLSTATTLEYIPTSAGDPKCQRPRTLMRQQSLQQPLSQHQRSNHSQPTTSQSLGHLQAHSSSSGSTGNPRGSRGGQVRQGIAAGSKQRTSRSNPGSWDHVVGQIRNRGLDMKSFLEGRMVVLSLVLGLSEQDDFANIPDLQPAGTQPNQPNAQGDKRLPAGGKAVNTAPVPGQTQQDESDRKTEPHSSVSDLVNSLTSEMLMLSPGSEDDEGHDGSSRENLGRIQFSVGYNFQESTLTVKIMKAQELPAKDFSGTSDPFVKIYLLPDKKHKLETKVKRKNLNPHWNETFLFEGFPYEKVVQRVLYLQVLDYDRFSRNDPIGEVSIPLNKVDLTQMQTFWKDLKPCSDGSGSRGELLLSLCYNPSANSIVVNIIKARNLKAMDIGGTSDPYVKVWLMYKDKRVEKKKTVVMKRCLNPVFNESFSFDIPTERLRETTIVITVMDKDRLSRNDVIGKIYLSWKSGPGEVKHWKDMIARPRQAVAQWHQLKA, from the exons ATGCAAGCTCCGGAGCCGCCGGCAAATTTCATTACAATAACAAGGGCTGCGG GGGTTCCCTCCCGCGATGTCATCCTCGTCTCAGCCATCATCACCGTCAGCCTTAGCGTCACCATCGTACTGTGTGGCATCTGCCAGTGGTGCCAGCGCAGACTG GGAAAACGGTACAAGACATCCCTGGAGACTGTGGGCACACCAGATTCCAGCCGAGGCCGCAGTGAGAAGAAAACTATCAA CGATCTAGACAGAGACTTTTGGAATAACAATGACAacacagtgcagcagaaatGGAGCTCGTACCCTCCCAAGGAGTTTATTCTAAACATTTCACCTTACGCCCCATACGGTGACCCGCGCCTTTCCCTCAA TGGCTCTCTGTTATCAGGGGCTAAGCTGACGGCGTCGGCCACCGCAGGCTTGGCCGGGGACCGCGACGGCCGCCCCGGGGACAAGCAGCAGTGCGCCGAGGACGGCCTGAGGAGCAGCATCTCTGCGCACAGCGAGCCCGGCGCAGGGAAGGCAGCGAGGGGTCGCTGGCACACGGTGCAGAGCCACTTGGCCGCAGGGAAGCTCAGCCTGTCCAA TTTCGAGGACTCCACCCTGTCCACAGCCACTACCCTTGAGTATATCCCCACCTCAGCAGGCGATCCCAAATGCCAGAGGCCCCGCACGCTCATGCGCCAGCAAAgcctgcagcagcccctcagCCAGCACCAGCGCAGCAACCACAGCCAGCCGACCACCAGCCAGAGCCTGGGCCACCTCCAggcccacagcagctcctccgGCAGCACCGGCAACCCCCGGGGCTCCCGCGGTGGCCAAGTGCGCCAGGGCATCGCTGCCGGCTCCAAGCAGCGCACGAGCCGCTCCAACCCCGGCAGCTGGGACCACGTGGTGGGGCAAATCCGCAACCGTGGCTTGGACATGAAGTCCTTCCT GGAAGGCCGGATGGTGGTGTTATCCCTGGTTTTGGGACTCTCAGAGCAAGATGACTTTGCCAATATCCCCGACCTGCAACCCGCTGGGACGCAGCCGAACCAGCCGAACGCTCAGGGGGACAAGAG GTTGCCAGCTGGTGGCAAGGCAGTGAACACAGCACCTGTGCCTGGGCAGACACAGCAGGATGAGTCCGATCGCAAGACGGAGCCGCACTCCTCTGTCTCCGACCTGGTGAACTCCCTGACCAGTGAGATGCTTATG CTTTCTCCAGGCTCCGAGGATGACGAAGGCCATGACGGCTCCAGCCGGGAGAACCTGGGCCGCATCCAGTTCAGCGTGGGCTACAATTTCCAGGAGTCCACCCTGACTGTCAAGATCATGAAGGCGCAGGAGCTGCCAGCCAAGGACTTCAGCGGCACCAGTGACCCCTTTGTCAAGATCTACCTGCTACCCGACAAGAAGCACAAGCTGGAAACCAAGGTGAAGCGGAAGAACCTCAACCCGCACTGGAATGAGACTTTCCTCTTTGAAG GGTTCCCCTACGAGAAAGTGGTGCAGCGGGTGCTGTACCTTCAGGTCCTGGACTATGACCGCTTCAGCCGTAACGACCCCATTGGGGAGGTGTCCATCCCCCTCAACAAGGTGGACCTCACCCAGATGCAGACCTTCTGGAAGGACCTGAAGCCCTGCAGTGATGGCAGC GGCAGCCGAGGGGAGCtcctgctgtcactgtgctACAACCCCTCCGCCAACTCCATCGTGGTGAATATCATCAAGGCACGGAATCTCAAAGCCATGGACATCGGGGGCACATCAG ATCCCTATGTGAAGGTGTGGTTGATGTACAAGGACAAGCGGGTGGAGAAGAAGAAGACGGTGGTGATGAAGAGGTGCTTAAACCCTGTCTTCAACGAGTCCTTCTCCTTTGACATCCCCACGGAGCGACTGCGTGAGACCACCATTGTCATCACCGTCATGgacaaggacaggctgagccGCAACGATGTCATTGGCAAG ATCTACCTGTCCTGGAAGAGTGGCCCTGGTgaggtgaagcactggaagGACATGATTGCACGGCCCCGGCAGGCGGTGGCTCAGTGGCACCAGCTGAAAGCCTGA
- the SYT7 gene encoding synaptotagmin-7 isoform X6: MDGTVAGSRSGMGSQQTPGVQWGRVVTLPCVPGDPLPICAHAAGVPSRDVILVSAIITVSLSVTIVLCGICQWCQRRLGKRYKTSLETVGTPDSSRGRSEKKTINDLDRDFWNNNDNTVQQKWSSYPPKEFILNISPYAPYGDPRLSLNFEDSTLSTATTLEYIPTSAGDPKCQRPRTLMRQQSLQQPLSQHQRSNHSQPTTSQSLGHLQAHSSSSGSTGNPRGSRGGQVRQGIAAGSKQRTSRSNPGSWDHVVGQIRNRGLDMKSFLEGRMVVLSLVLGLSEQDDFANIPDLQPAGTQPNQPNAQGDKRLPAGGKAVNTAPVPGQTQQDESDRKTEPHSSVSDLVNSLTSEMLMLSPGSEDDEGHDGSSRENLGRIQFSVGYNFQESTLTVKIMKAQELPAKDFSGTSDPFVKIYLLPDKKHKLETKVKRKNLNPHWNETFLFEGFPYEKVVQRVLYLQVLDYDRFSRNDPIGEVSIPLNKVDLTQMQTFWKDLKPCSDGSGSRGELLLSLCYNPSANSIVVNIIKARNLKAMDIGGTSDPYVKVWLMYKDKRVEKKKTVVMKRCLNPVFNESFSFDIPTERLRETTIVITVMDKDRLSRNDVIGKIYLSWKSGPGEVKHWKDMIARPRQAVAQWHQLKA, translated from the exons ATGGATGGCACCGTGGCGGGGTCACGCTCAGGGATGGGGTCCCAGCAGACCCCCGGAGTGCAATGGGGCAGGGTGGTGACCCTGCCATGTGTCCCTGGTGATCCACTTCCCATTTGTGCCCATGCCGCAG GGGTTCCCTCCCGCGATGTCATCCTCGTCTCAGCCATCATCACCGTCAGCCTTAGCGTCACCATCGTACTGTGTGGCATCTGCCAGTGGTGCCAGCGCAGACTG GGAAAACGGTACAAGACATCCCTGGAGACTGTGGGCACACCAGATTCCAGCCGAGGCCGCAGTGAGAAGAAAACTATCAA CGATCTAGACAGAGACTTTTGGAATAACAATGACAacacagtgcagcagaaatGGAGCTCGTACCCTCCCAAGGAGTTTATTCTAAACATTTCACCTTACGCCCCATACGGTGACCCGCGCCTTTCCCTCAA TTTCGAGGACTCCACCCTGTCCACAGCCACTACCCTTGAGTATATCCCCACCTCAGCAGGCGATCCCAAATGCCAGAGGCCCCGCACGCTCATGCGCCAGCAAAgcctgcagcagcccctcagCCAGCACCAGCGCAGCAACCACAGCCAGCCGACCACCAGCCAGAGCCTGGGCCACCTCCAggcccacagcagctcctccgGCAGCACCGGCAACCCCCGGGGCTCCCGCGGTGGCCAAGTGCGCCAGGGCATCGCTGCCGGCTCCAAGCAGCGCACGAGCCGCTCCAACCCCGGCAGCTGGGACCACGTGGTGGGGCAAATCCGCAACCGTGGCTTGGACATGAAGTCCTTCCT GGAAGGCCGGATGGTGGTGTTATCCCTGGTTTTGGGACTCTCAGAGCAAGATGACTTTGCCAATATCCCCGACCTGCAACCCGCTGGGACGCAGCCGAACCAGCCGAACGCTCAGGGGGACAAGAG GTTGCCAGCTGGTGGCAAGGCAGTGAACACAGCACCTGTGCCTGGGCAGACACAGCAGGATGAGTCCGATCGCAAGACGGAGCCGCACTCCTCTGTCTCCGACCTGGTGAACTCCCTGACCAGTGAGATGCTTATG CTTTCTCCAGGCTCCGAGGATGACGAAGGCCATGACGGCTCCAGCCGGGAGAACCTGGGCCGCATCCAGTTCAGCGTGGGCTACAATTTCCAGGAGTCCACCCTGACTGTCAAGATCATGAAGGCGCAGGAGCTGCCAGCCAAGGACTTCAGCGGCACCAGTGACCCCTTTGTCAAGATCTACCTGCTACCCGACAAGAAGCACAAGCTGGAAACCAAGGTGAAGCGGAAGAACCTCAACCCGCACTGGAATGAGACTTTCCTCTTTGAAG GGTTCCCCTACGAGAAAGTGGTGCAGCGGGTGCTGTACCTTCAGGTCCTGGACTATGACCGCTTCAGCCGTAACGACCCCATTGGGGAGGTGTCCATCCCCCTCAACAAGGTGGACCTCACCCAGATGCAGACCTTCTGGAAGGACCTGAAGCCCTGCAGTGATGGCAGC GGCAGCCGAGGGGAGCtcctgctgtcactgtgctACAACCCCTCCGCCAACTCCATCGTGGTGAATATCATCAAGGCACGGAATCTCAAAGCCATGGACATCGGGGGCACATCAG ATCCCTATGTGAAGGTGTGGTTGATGTACAAGGACAAGCGGGTGGAGAAGAAGAAGACGGTGGTGATGAAGAGGTGCTTAAACCCTGTCTTCAACGAGTCCTTCTCCTTTGACATCCCCACGGAGCGACTGCGTGAGACCACCATTGTCATCACCGTCATGgacaaggacaggctgagccGCAACGATGTCATTGGCAAG ATCTACCTGTCCTGGAAGAGTGGCCCTGGTgaggtgaagcactggaagGACATGATTGCACGGCCCCGGCAGGCGGTGGCTCAGTGGCACCAGCTGAAAGCCTGA